In Sebastes fasciatus isolate fSebFas1 chromosome 15, fSebFas1.pri, whole genome shotgun sequence, a genomic segment contains:
- the cdan1 gene encoding codanin-1 — protein sequence MAALLESLLLKKVEIKTVLDWLKNDEEGDRLAFREPGVTVHKQEFVQFLLNFLREQSSQALTHGPATPAKTPSRPRPAAQTQGFADRRGCRSAGGGGAGAGSRSASRVQLFSPASSSVSPGTEWDAAGSNAFSSPSFNTGWSPASRPSGSERRSAQRVSLGDFVVSPSDPQNSPSFQSQKGRRRSGGSVAVGGQGKHGGWRGGHHSDEIGRWESGGRRSGRGGGNSRIIQEVSPPSAGQLNFNNLEDFPPVGSSPISPAASKPSRRINPTPVSAERPHSKPKMCFTSTPFSESSSPSSVVESLEGSAGSPLSLQEERELLKREKTKRAKQVGSPLPSSLDPCTPTKLGLRTGSKGTPDLQTPCPEPSKVTFTLELDLLAELYCTCISGNLVPNIFLELFFVVQLLTSRSPHTHDDDDEEGSLCSVNSEVLEQCYLRQVHNCVYFAVKVLENQFQLVAHLDKCTLRLLAENERVASFSPDLRDRLTQAQDGSTAKLSPSVSTFIHSVPFQPATDNRSNFGSDKAFHTFKKQRDIFYEVLREWEDFHKEPGWTFDAVLSSRIRGMMSQLTSAGNHSHFARLFLKQLVQMCKGPRVNSSPGDTPDADLLGMLGADSLGRLKRLEERLIQPHGVVGPCPPPSFPGHQEFFRDFLQTASCCQLNQHLQDSLCQQLLQLDEVSILSPPASIGEVEEEGDGDMEQQDEKQRFTSVLLLARLLAKFLGFISFLPYQTSDRPSREIQETAIALRSKSVPVLDVCAVLSNSMKRRRTILTVPWLVEFLSMLDFIGPLLLCYRTALGKLLLLYRRMLLGRSGEMCYLNKLLMVSVLGWLFQIPVIPEDIFFTNEFTEVAKLEDGITTATGLDCIPLVDQQLLYTCCPFLGEFRKLLAAFVSGSAAKSGGIIRKITPTSAELKDMPTANRLQQKLQVDLEQAFFHNQPPSLRRTVEFVAERVGSNAVKHMKATLVSGLVERGEKMLRDGLKLPNSSPSKLNDSICAQLCVAGLEALAKATRFCSEKSPEAIRILLSDETSPAVLATSENITKRLATEKACSWLSANITALIRREWKSRYDRVMKAVGSPVVPDSKDAEGAVLELVTQEQSTTPRRKQGSERVTSCPPHCNHSASRPSDILIEIKEFLSTAVGPRTDEELPTDSQLKTLLQRVGDTLACRKFSTVVSEQMLLNLTVLLACKLVSAELPVLSLSGGSGGDGVVVGPGSGSEPPVRTLLEQLAELWEGDSCSSAPLHLLFTPLTVTAVLKASDTEWNNYLFLVRKLVDRGVLSEEEVISHWKKLSNLALPAELIENFQLQSQSIKPSLPLAELQSHMDMLQVSQQTVEGAT from the exons ATGGCGGCTCTTTTGGAATCGCTTCTGCTGAAGAAAGTGGAGATTAAGACGGTCTTGGACTGGCTAAAGAATGACGAG GAGGGTGACAGACTGGCATTCAGAGAACCTGGGGTGACAGTTCACAAGCAAGAATTTGTCCAATTTCTTTTAAACTTCTTGAGAGAGCAGAGCAGTCAAGCACTAACCCATGGCCCTGCCACGCCGGCCAAGACCCCCAGCCGCCCCAGACCTGCTGCACAGACGCAGGGCTTCGCTGACAGGAGGGGTTGCAGGTCTGCTGgtggtggaggagctggagctggtTCTCGGAGTGCCAGTCGTGTCCAGCTGTTTTCTCCTGCCTCGTCGTCGGTGTCACCTGGAACTGAGTGGGATGCTGCTGGGTCCAACGCCTTCAGCAGCCCCTCGTTTAATACAGGATGGAGCCCCGCCTCCAGGCCTTCAGGCTCTGAGCGCAGGTCTGCCCAGAGGGTCAGTCTGGGGGACTTCGTGGTTTCTCCTTCTGACCCCCAGAACAGCCCCAGCTTCCAGTCACAGAAGGGACGCAGGAGGAGTGGTGGCAGCGTGGCAGTGGGCGGACAAGGGAAACATGGAGGATGGCGTGGCGGACATCACAGTGATGAGATTGGACGGTGGGAAAGtggagggaggaggtcgggtagaggaggagggaacAGTAGGATAATCCAGGAGGTTTCACCTCCATCTGCGGGGCAGCTCAACTTCAACAACTTGGAGGACTTCCCTCCTGTTGGGTCATCACCCATTTCACCTGC GGCATCCAAACCATCTAGAAGAATAAACCCAACACCAGTCAGTGCAGAGCGGCCACACTCCAAACCAAAGATGTGCTTCACCTCCACCCCATTCAGTGAATCTTCTAGTCCCTCATCAGTTGTAGAGTCGCTTGAGGGGTCAGCGGGCAGTCCTCTGAGCCTGCAGGAAGAGAGGGAACTACTAAAGAGGGAAAA GACAAAGCGTGCTAAGCAGGTCGGCTCTCCTCTACCGTCCTCTCTGGACCCTTGCACCCCCACCAAGTTGGGCCTTAGGACGGGATCTAAAGGTACACCAGATCTGCAGACACCCTGTCCTGAACCATCCAAAGTCACCTTCACTTTGGAACTGGATCTCTTGGCAGAGCTGTACTGTACCTGCATTTCTG GAAACCTTGTGCCAAACATTTTCCTAGAGCTTTTCTTTGTGGTGCAGTTGCTAACGTCTCGGTCTCCTCACactcatgatgatgatgatgaagagggaAGTTTGTGTTCAGTGAATTCAG AAGTTCTGGAGCAATGTTACCTGAGACAAGTACACAACTGTGTGTATTTTGCGGTGAAGGTTCTGGAAAATCAGTTTCA GTTGGTAGCTCATTTGGACAAGTGCACCTTGCGTCTGCTGGCAGAGAACGAAAGGGTGGCGTCTTTCTCTCCGGATCTCAGGGACCGTCTGACTCAGGCCCAGGATGGAAGCACAGCCAAG CTCTCTCCTTCAGTTTCCACTTTCATCCACTCAGTCCCATTCCAGCCTGCTACTGACAACAGGTCCAACTTCGGTAGTGACAAGGCCTTCCACACCTTTAAAAAACAGAG AGATATTTTTTATGAGGTGTTACGAGAATGGGAGGACTTTCATAAAGAACCGGGGTGGACCTTTGACGCTGTTCTCAGCAGCAGGATAAG AGGAATGATGAGTCAACTGACCTCTGCAGGAAACCATTCACATTTTGCCCGTCTGTTCCTGAAGCAGCTTGTTCAG atgtgtAAAGGCCCCCGTGTGAACAGCTCTCCTGGGGATACTCCCGATGCTGACCTGCTAGGCATGCTCGGAGCTGACAGCCTGGGGCGTCTGAAGCGTCTAGAGGAGCGTCTCATTCAGCCTCATGGAGTCGTCGGCCCCTGCCCTCCTCCATCCTTCCCTGGTCACCAGGAGTTCTTCAGGGATTTCCTGCAAACAGCTAGCTG CTGCCAGCTGAACCAGCACTTGCAGGACAGCCTGtgtcagcagctcctccagctggaCGAGGTGTCCATCCTGAGCCCTCCTGCTTCCATCggggaggtagaggaggagggagatgggGACATGGAGCAGCAG GATGAGAAGCAGCGGTTCACCTCAGTGCTGCTCCTCGCTCGTCTTCTGGCTAAGTTTCTGGGATTCATTTCCTTTCTGCCTTACCAAACATCTGACAGACCATCCAGGGAGATACAGGAGACTGCTATAGCCCTGCGCAGCAag AGTGTTCCAGTGCTGGATGTGTGCGCCGTGCTGAGTAACAGTATGAAAAGGAGGCGCACCATCCTGACTGTGCCCTGGCTGGTGGAGTTCCTCTCCATGCTGGACTTCATTggtcctctgctgctctgctatAGAACTGCGTTGGGCAAACTGCTTCTCCTGTACAG GAGAATGCTGCTGGGCAGATCTGGAGAAATGTGTTACCTGAACAAGCTGCTGATGGTGTCTGTGTTGGGTTGGCTTTTCCAG ATCCCGGTGATTCCTGAGGACATTTTCTTCACAAATGAGTTCACTGAGGTGGCCAAGCTGGAGGACGGCATCACGACTGCTACAGGACTC GACTGCATTCCCCTGGTGGATCAGCAGCTTCTCTATACATGCTGTCCATTTCTTG GTGAGTTCCGTAAGCTCCTAGCGGCCTTCGTGTCTGGAAGCGCCGCCAAGAGCGGAGGAATTATCCGCAAGATCACTCCCACTTCTGCCGAGCTTAAGGACATGCCAACTGCCAACAGGTTGCAGCAGAAACTGCAG GTGGACCTGGAGCAAGCCTTCTTTCACAACCAGCCTCCGTCATTGCGTCGCACCGTGGAGTTTGTAGCTGAGAGAGTTGGATCCAACGCCGTCAAGCACATGAA GGCCACATTAGTGAGTGGGTTGGTGGAGCGAGGTGAGAAGATGCTGCGAGATGGACTGAAGTTGCCAAACTCAAGTCCTTCAAAACTGAATGACTCCATCTGTGCTCAGCTGTGTGTCGCAGGATTGGAGGCCCTGGCCAAAGCAACCAG ATTTTGCTCTGAGAAGAGTCCTGAGGCCATACGAATCCTGCTCTCCGATGAGACCTCCCCTGCC GTCTTGGCTACATCTGAAAATATCACCAAACGTCTTGCAACAGAAAAGGCCTGCAGCTGGCTCTCCGCCAACATCACAG CCCTGATAAGACGAGAGTGGAAGAGCCGGTATGATCGTGTGATGAAGGCCGTGGGTAGCCCAGTGGTTCCAGACTCGAAGGATGCAGAGGGGGCTGTGCTTGAGCTGGTCACCCAGGAACAGTCGACTACTCccaggaggaaacaaggaagtGAGAGAGTGACATCCTGCCCTCCGCACTGCAACCACAGCGCTTCACGGCCCTCTGACATCCTCATTGAGATAAAG GAGTTCCTGAGTACTGCTGTTGGCCCCAGGACTGATGAGGAGCTGCCGACCGACTCTCAGCTCAAAACGCTGCTACAGAGAGTGGGAGACACACTGGCCTGCAGAAAG TTCTCAACTGTGGTGTCGGAGCAGATGCTACTGAACCTTACTGTCCTACTGGCGTGCAAACTGG TGTCTGCAGAGCTGCCCGTACTGTCTCTGTCAGGGGGCAGCGGAGGTGATGGGGTTGTTGTGGGTCCCGGTTCAGGATCAGAGCCTCCTGTCAGAACGCTGCTGGAGCAGCTTGCTGAGCTGTGGGAAGGAGACTCCTGCTCCTCCGCCCCCCTCCACCTGCTCTTCACCCCGCTCACCGTCACTGCTGTGCTGAAGGCCAGCGACACTGAG TGGAACAACTACCTGTTCCTGGTTAGAAAGCTGGTCGACAGAGGAGTCTTGAGCGAGGAAGAGGTCATATCTCATTGGAAGAAGCTATCAAACTTGGCCTTGCCAGCG GAGCTGATAGAGAATTTCCAGCTGCAGTCACAGAGTATTAAACCCTCGTTGCCTCTGGCTGAGTTGCAGAGCCACATGGACATGCTGCAGGTCTCACAGCAGACAGTAGAGGGAGCTACATGA